The region GATCAGCTCGAGCatgtttaaccggtcaaaatttatttcaaaattaaaagaaacgctgtatttttccaataagtttatttcgcaatgatcattttggtgcattcattttaatttttcgagcacttttgcGCCCGACCTTTATCCATTTTGAGACATtttatttttatctctttgtcAAAATATTTGATTCAATTAATTAGAATTTTCTACGTCTTTGTTTTAGTTTAATATAGTTTTTTTGTTAGaatgatttaatttaattttaattagttCTTAAAACTCATTTTGTTCTAAAACTTTGAAAAGAGGGGCATTTTGGTATTTGTCTCAAATTAATAACCCTAGTTTGACACTATAAATACTAAAGATGCTGGTGAATGAAAGAAGAAAACCAACAGATGCCTAGCGGCACAGACCCCAAATGCCCTCTCTCTTCACTCTCCACCTACCAACAACCGGATACCCCCACGTGTAGTCCAACAAAAACATTAACAGACACTGCCAGAACTCATACAACAACACACACTCACAAAATCACCATCCTCCTCACCCTCCATCTCTCTCCACCTGCTCCCTCCACTCTCAATCCTCCGGAAAAGCACCGCGCTGGCAACCACAAACCTAATGCTTCCTCAACCTCCAATCTCCACCCTTCATTCTTCTCCACCGTTCGCGTTTTTATCGTCGTTCATCCTCACCTCCACCTAACGACACCAACAATCCTGCGAGCAAACCCTCAAGCCGCCGCAAACCCACCATTTACCGTCAAAATCATCCGTCTTCACCACTCCAAACAcaaccaccaccaaccaccacGAAAAACGCCCTCTCCAAACCAGCAACGCCGCTAAcatcactacgccaaaaaggttttttaacagcgcatcttagacaacgcttttaaaagaaagcgctgtctaaggttaaaataaaaataaaacacggaaaatgttctaaaaaaataatgaaagcgctgtctaaggggggggggggtcttagacagcgcttttagaaagcgctgtctaagacccccccttagacagcgcttttagaaagcgcttttaaatatagaccttagtcagcgcttttgagaaagcgctgtttaaagtctttcaattaaaaaaaattagaaCAATCAGGTTTAGGTTTAAGGTTTGACCGGGTAGACATATAACAATCAGGTTAGGGTTTCTCAGCCTCTACCAAAAATCTGAGCGAGAAGGTTTCCAGTGCGTGCGGCTTCACCAAATCCCTCCTCCGCAATTCCACCATGGTTGAACAAGTAACTTCTTGTTGCTTCGTTTTTCGTTTTTTCATTCTGCTATGTTTCGATTTTCCATTGATGTGTATTTTTTAATCTGTTACAGACTGAGAAGGCTTATCTCAAACAACCCAAAGTGTTTTTATGGTATATTCGGCACTTCATATCTCAATGTGTGTTTTGTTTTTAACTGTGATGATTGTTGATCCATATTTGTTTGTTGTTTTTGCTCAATTTCGTAGCTCGAAGAAATCTGGTAAGGGGAAGAGGCCCGGTAAAGGTGGAAATCGCTTCTGGAAATTTGTTGGTCTTGGATTCAAGACCCCCAAAGAAGCCATCGAAGGTTCCTTTCTCTCTGTATTTATATATCTCAGTGTTTGTATATATATGGAGTGTCTTCGAGAGTGTGTTGATGTTTGGTTTTGAATGTATAAATGTAGCCTTTTGAAGGAGATGAGTGATGAACACACTTTGATAGCAAATTGATGCAAATCAAAATTAGAGAAAGATAGAAATAATGCAATAGAATACTACTAGAGCATTTTGGATTTGTGTAGTGGATGCTTAATTACATCTCTATATTTTTCTATGATTTCATACTTGTGAGGTTGCCAACTCTGTTTTTGTTGTGTGTTTTGTATTGTGTTCCTATTGGAAGTATTGAGGTCTCGGGTCTCTATGATGTGCTTAGAAATCCTCAATACTTGTTCAAGTTATTAGGTGTTGCTTTTTAATGAATGGTTTTGGTATCTACTTTGAAAGAATTGGTATATATGTGGGGCAAATGTAAATGCTTGTATCTTGCTTCATGAAAGTGTTAATTGCAAACAGAATAATGGTCTCAATATATAGAGGCAGACTATTCTTAATATATCTTTGTATGATTATATGGTTATGGTTATTTTATTTCTGCTTCTAATACAGAAATGACCTTTGAATTTCAAATACAGGAACCTTTATTGACAAGAAGTGTCCATTCACTGGCAATGTTTCCATCCGTGGTCGTATCATAGCCGGAACCTGTCACAGTGCCAAAATGAATCGGACTATTATTGTCAGGAGGAATTATCTTCACTTCATTAAGAAATATCAGAGGTATTCTCCTTTAATGGCATGCtcttcatttttaatttgcatgCTTGGATAAACATAATTTGTAAAACCTTTTTCCTTACGTGCTCTACTTAGGTATGAGAAGAGGCATTCCAACATTCCAGCTCATGTGTCACCTGCCTTCCGTGTTAAGGAAGGTGATCGTGTCATTATTGGTCAATGCAGGTGAAACTCTAGCAGAATTCTATCATTTTTGTATTAACCCATAGATACTTTTATTTTAGTACATTATCATATAGATATTGGTATATGTATGTGTGTGACTAAGCCTTTACTTGTGCCACTTCTATAGGCCACTCTCCAAGGCAGTGAGGTTCAATGTATTGAAAGTCATCCCAGCTGGATCATCCAGTGGTGCAAAGAAGGCATTTTCTGGCATATGAGATTTGGTTGGCACTCTTAGTATAGAGATTTTATCATCTATGTTGAAAGTAATTCCCGATTTCTGTATGGTGAAGTTCTTATCAGTTTTGGTAATTTTTGTTTGCTTTTGAAGTTCTGTACTGTGATTTGATAAAAGATATTTTAATTATGTTTATTTTACTGGGCATGATCTTATTTTGGTTATTGAATACTAGTTTCAAATATTTTGAATTTTGGACAGAAAATTCCCCCTAAATTACTGTTTAGTATTTTAAACAAGTCTATGTGATCCAACATAGAACCTCAGTTTACAGAACCCATTACCCAACCTTATCAAATTTCAATGGGTTGGGTTCTTCGACGGATTTTCAATTTTGTTGTCAAAACTGTCCGATCCGTTCAGTTATGGGTTGAATTGAGTTTGTGGGATGtgttttaaattaaaaatattttttaatttaaaccctaaacctggaaaaaatgtggtttaaaacaaaagcttcaaaaattttcgtatacctaagacagcgcttttgtaaaaagcgctgtctaagggggggattagaaagcgctttaggcaaaagcgctgtctaagggggggcttagacagcgctttttgaaaagcgctgtctaaggtatatctaaaaaaattaaaataggagggtcttagaaagcgcttttggccaaagcgttgtctaagggggtggggcttagacagcgcttttcaaaagcgctgtctaaggtatacctaaaaaatttaaaataagagggtcttataaagcgcttttggccaaagcgctgtctaagggggggggggggggcttagacaacgcttttaagatttaaaaaagcgttgtctaaacctttagcagcggaggcttagacagcgctttaaagcgctgtctaaggctaaaaaaagcgatgtctaaggtcttgtttgttgtagtgcATTCCTTCGAAAAACAATCGAATAAATGTACCAAAAGAAAACACAGCTCGAACACATTCTCCTCCGTCCGGATACCTACGTCGGTTCAATTGAAAAAACACACTCAGATCTCTGGGTTTACGAAAACGATGAAATGGTTCACCGTGCTGTTCGTATGTTCCCGGACTCTTGAAGATCTTCGACGAGATCCTCGTTAACGCGGCCGATAATAACAGAGAGATCCGTCTATGGATTCGTTGAAGGTTACGATAGATCCGGAAGCGAACGCGGTTTCTGTTTACAACAACGACGACAGTGTTCCGATTGAGATTCATCAGGAGGAGAAGATTTATGTTCCTGAGTTGATCTTCGGTCACCTTCTTACTAGTAGTAACCATGATGATAATGTGAAGAAAACTACCGGTGGACGGAATGGTGATGGTGCTGAGCTCACGAATATTTTTTTCACTGAGTTTATCATTGAGACTGCTGATGGTCTTCAATGGTTCTGATGAAGATTCGTGAGATTGCTGAAGCTTACCTTGGCTCTGCAATTAAGAATGTCGTTGTTACTGTCCCTGCTTACTTTGTTGATTCTCAGCGTCAAGCTACCAAGGATGTTGGTGTTATTGCTGGTCTTAATGTCATGCGAATCATCAATGAGTCCACTGCTGCTGCCATCACATATGGGCTAGACAAGAAATCAACAAGTGTTGGTGAAAAGAATGTCTTGATTTTTGACCTTGGTGGTGGTACTTTTGATGTCTCTTTGCTTACTATTGAAGAGGGTATCTTTGAGGTGAAAGCCACTGCCGGAGACACCCATCTTGGAGGTGAGGATTTTGATAATAAAATGGTGAACCATTTTGTTCAAGAGTTCAAGAGAAAGAACAAGAAGGACATCAGCGGTAACCCTAGGGCACTCAGGCGATTGAGGACTGCATGTGAGAGGGCGAAAAGAACTCTTTCATCTACTGCCCAGACTACCATTGAAATTGACTCTCTATTTGAGGGAATTGATTTCTACTCCCCTATCAACTCTCATTATtattattcattttaattttgttttattattagAGCTAGGGATTTAATTGTGGAATGAGCTTTGGGCCCTAATTTCATTTTAACATCCTTTAATTGCTTGTGCATCTCATATACGTGCATATTCTTTTTAtatttataatttgtttttaattatttgaTAACTTATTTATTCATTTGATTTCAAATTCATTTTGAGAGTGAACAATAAAAATTGAATGATTGAGAATTCCACCGATTTATTTTCTGAAATCGCCAAATCCTTTTTCTCATTAAAATCTGCATCTCATATACGTGCATATTCTTTTTAtatttataatttgtttttaattatttgatcacttatttatttcatttgatttcaAATTCATTTTGAGAGTGAACAATAAAAATTGAATGATTGAGAACTCCACCGATTTATTTTCTGAAATCGCCAAATCCTTTTTCTCtttaaaatttgaagaaaaagattatcctggatggaatatccagtcataatcctgaatattaggctcaagctgtaagagcttgtaagccataaatattcgtcttctctccaaaacacctgtaaatatctcaaaccatcttcttattgaagttggaagaaaaagattacctggatggaatatc is a window of Lathyrus oleraceus cultivar Zhongwan6 chromosome 6, CAAS_Psat_ZW6_1.0, whole genome shotgun sequence DNA encoding:
- the LOC127093691 gene encoding 40S ribosomal protein S11; translated protein: MVEQTEKAYLKQPKVFLCSKKSGKGKRPGKGGNRFWKFVGLGFKTPKEAIEGTFIDKKCPFTGNVSIRGRIIAGTCHSAKMNRTIIVRRNYLHFIKKYQRYEKRHSNIPAHVSPAFRVKEGDRVIIGQCRPLSKAVRFNVLKVIPAGSSSGAKKAFSGI
- the LOC127093693 gene encoding heat shock 70 kDa protein 3, yielding SMVLMKIREIAEAYLGSAIKNVVVTVPAYFVDSQRQATKDVGVIAGLNVMRIINESTAAAITYGLDKKSTSVGEKNVLIFDLGGGTFDVSLLTIEEGIFEVKATAGDTHLGGEDFDNKMVNHFVQEFKRKNKKDISGNPRALRRLRTACERAKRTLSSTAQTTIEIDSLFEGIDFYSPINSHYYYSF